One window of the Rhizorhabdus dicambivorans genome contains the following:
- a CDS encoding TolC family outer membrane protein has translation MFGGAALGRWGVSLAAMAAVAGIAPAQADTLRDALSQAYASNPTLTGARAGLRATDEDVGIARAQGLPDLSATAQYNRFVKRSANSFTQPKKSIGGTVDATIPLYQGGFVRNSIRAAKARVGQGRANLQATEGDVFAMVVSAYMDVIRDTEIVDFNANNVKVLETNLQASNDRFQVGDLTRTDVAQSEARLAGARANLQSAQANLDASRQNYLEVVGKFPDNLAPPPPLPGLPATSDDAVDMAVENNPDLVAAKEATRAAEYDIGVAEAQWMPRISAFGTGNYVDYQGTLAGGAAGIKQIDKTATVGLQAQIPLYQGGEPGARVRQAQARKSQAIEAQTAAERAVIADARVAFSRYQAALGVIDSSQAAVSANELALEGTRAEQGVGTRNVLDVLNAEQELLNARQTLVSAKRDAYVRGFELLAAMGRAQAKDLGLDGGSLYDPVANYKRVHGRIWDWDSDPKPKPVATSTRGQPSVSAVPSHSAVESPAK, from the coding sequence ATGTTTGGGGGCGCGGCGCTGGGCCGCTGGGGCGTTTCTCTCGCGGCGATGGCGGCGGTGGCGGGCATCGCCCCGGCGCAGGCCGATACGCTGCGCGATGCGCTGTCCCAGGCCTATGCATCGAATCCGACGCTGACCGGCGCGCGGGCCGGTCTGCGCGCAACCGATGAGGATGTCGGCATCGCCCGCGCCCAGGGCCTGCCGGATCTCAGCGCCACGGCGCAGTATAACCGTTTCGTCAAGCGCTCGGCGAACAGCTTCACCCAGCCCAAGAAGTCGATCGGAGGTACGGTGGATGCGACCATCCCGCTGTACCAGGGCGGGTTCGTGCGCAATTCGATCCGTGCCGCCAAGGCGCGGGTTGGCCAGGGCCGCGCCAATCTGCAGGCCACCGAGGGCGACGTGTTCGCCATGGTCGTGTCCGCCTATATGGACGTGATCCGCGACACCGAGATCGTCGATTTCAACGCCAACAACGTCAAGGTGCTGGAGACCAACCTGCAGGCGAGCAACGATCGCTTCCAGGTCGGCGACCTCACCCGCACCGACGTCGCCCAGTCCGAGGCGCGGCTCGCCGGCGCGCGGGCAAACCTTCAGTCGGCCCAGGCCAATCTCGATGCCAGCCGCCAGAATTATCTGGAAGTGGTGGGCAAATTCCCGGACAATCTCGCGCCACCGCCGCCGCTGCCGGGCCTGCCCGCCACGTCCGATGACGCGGTCGACATGGCGGTCGAGAACAATCCCGATCTCGTCGCCGCGAAGGAGGCCACCAGGGCCGCCGAATATGACATCGGCGTCGCCGAGGCGCAGTGGATGCCGCGCATCTCGGCCTTCGGTACCGGCAACTATGTCGACTATCAGGGCACGCTCGCTGGCGGCGCGGCCGGTATCAAGCAGATCGACAAGACCGCGACGGTAGGCCTGCAGGCGCAGATTCCGCTCTATCAGGGCGGAGAGCCCGGCGCCCGCGTCCGCCAGGCGCAGGCGCGCAAGAGCCAGGCGATCGAGGCGCAGACCGCCGCCGAGCGCGCGGTGATCGCGGATGCCCGTGTCGCCTTCTCGCGCTATCAGGCGGCGCTGGGAGTGATCGACTCCTCGCAGGCGGCGGTGTCGGCCAATGAGCTCGCGCTCGAAGGCACGCGCGCCGAACAGGGCGTCGGTACCCGCAACGTCCTCGACGTGCTCAACGCCGAGCAGGAACTCCTGAACGCGCGCCAGACGCTGGTCTCCGCCAAGCGCGACGCCTACGTCCGTGGCTTCGAATTGCTCGCGGCGATGGGACGCGCCCAAGCTAAAGACCTAGGCCTCGACGGCGGCTCGCTTTACGATCCGGTTGCCAATTACAAGCGGGTCCACGGCCGCATCTGGGACTGGGACAGCGACCCCAAGCCCAAGCCGGTGGCCACCTCGACGCGGGGCCAGCCCAGCGTCTCGGCGGTGCCGTCGCACAGTGCGGTGGAAAGCCCGGCAAAATAG
- a CDS encoding DUF2497 domain-containing protein: protein MADPRSEPSMEDILASIKRIIADEPGAVPKPPQAAPTAVPRVPSMAPPPRANASEPPPSWPRRAEPPAPPESVLDLTDRAPEAYRPRATPEPAAASEPPQVQRAVERLRQAEAELPPATPRPVPRDLLPRTPTPRPTGGDITLDALVREMLQPMLAEWIEKNLPDMVERMVQTEIRRMIDKEA from the coding sequence ATGGCCGATCCGCGTTCCGAACCGTCGATGGAAGATATCCTCGCTTCCATCAAGCGCATCATCGCAGACGAACCGGGCGCTGTGCCGAAACCCCCGCAGGCCGCTCCCACCGCTGTGCCGCGCGTGCCGTCGATGGCCCCCCCGCCGCGCGCGAACGCGTCCGAACCGCCGCCGTCCTGGCCACGACGGGCTGAACCGCCGGCGCCACCCGAATCGGTGCTCGACCTGACCGATCGCGCGCCCGAAGCCTATCGGCCGCGCGCGACGCCCGAACCGGCGGCGGCATCCGAGCCGCCGCAGGTCCAGCGCGCCGTCGAACGGCTGCGCCAGGCCGAGGCCGAACTGCCCCCCGCCACGCCGCGCCCCGTGCCGCGCGACCTGCTGCCGCGCACGCCGACCCCGCGCCCCACGGGCGGCGACATCACGCTCGATGCGCTGGTCCGCGAGATGCTCCAGCCGATGCTGGCGGAGTGGATCGAGAAGAACCTGCCCGACATGGTCGAGCGGATGGTGCAGACCGAGATTCGCCGGATGATCGACAAGGAAGCGTAG
- a CDS encoding cistern family PEP-CTERM protein: MNGLRLTVAAIWASAAMTALPVHAAYFPAGWDSTDHVTIGKDQTGFNFVVDYLGKADDSYTSKLSALGSFTFSGLSNSNKTWNFNYSITNDSAYDSRIRSFGFDVDPNVRNNTSGAVGTSGFTYDWLNASYIEGVGTMDVCFAAGSDGCTAHGSGGINDGSTLNGSFALTFATVMEEIDFDHFAMKFVSVNPSVNGQNWGAGLGTIASITPPNSQPITAPEPGTWLMMLGGFGLVGHALRKRPGKSWRPRIA, encoded by the coding sequence ATGAACGGCCTGAGACTGACCGTTGCAGCGATCTGGGCAAGCGCCGCCATGACGGCGCTACCGGTCCATGCGGCTTATTTCCCGGCGGGATGGGACTCAACCGACCATGTCACCATCGGCAAGGATCAGACCGGTTTCAATTTCGTGGTCGACTATCTTGGCAAAGCGGATGACAGCTACACGTCCAAGCTGAGCGCGCTGGGCAGCTTCACCTTCTCCGGCCTCTCGAACTCGAACAAGACTTGGAACTTCAACTATTCGATCACCAATGATTCTGCATATGATTCGCGGATCAGGTCGTTCGGCTTCGATGTCGATCCGAATGTCCGGAACAATACATCAGGCGCCGTGGGGACAAGCGGCTTCACCTATGATTGGTTGAATGCCAGCTACATCGAGGGCGTCGGCACCATGGACGTCTGCTTCGCGGCGGGCAGCGACGGATGCACCGCGCACGGCTCGGGCGGCATCAACGATGGCAGCACGCTGAACGGAAGCTTCGCGCTCACCTTCGCTACTGTCATGGAAGAGATCGATTTCGATCATTTCGCGATGAAGTTCGTGAGTGTTAATCCTTCGGTGAACGGACAGAATTGGGGTGCCGGTCTCGGCACGATCGCCTCTATCACGCCACCCAACAGCCAACCGATCACCGCGCCCGAACCCGGCACTTGGCTAATGATGCTGGGCGGATTTGGCTTGGTCGGGCATGCCCTGCGAAAGCGGCCAGGAAAATCGTGGCGGCCCCGTATAGCGTAG
- a CDS encoding protein-L-isoaspartate O-methyltransferase family protein: MTEQNFEQMRRAMVVSQLRTTGVSDARVVAAMGDVARERFVPGDNARLAYADLTLPIGGGRALNSPMVTGRLLTQAQVRPGDNALLVGAATGYVAALLERLGASVVAVEEDADLVAAGKKAAPGATWIKATPAAGSRKGAPYSLIYIDGAVEEIPQALIDQLADGGRLVGAIVDQGVTRLISGVRAGKGFGTQSFADADVAVLPGFAKPPAFSF; the protein is encoded by the coding sequence GTGACCGAGCAGAATTTCGAGCAGATGCGCCGTGCCATGGTAGTGAGCCAGCTGCGCACCACCGGCGTCAGCGATGCCCGCGTCGTCGCGGCGATGGGCGATGTGGCGCGCGAGCGCTTCGTGCCGGGCGACAATGCCCGTCTCGCTTATGCCGACCTGACCCTGCCGATCGGCGGCGGCCGTGCGCTCAACTCGCCGATGGTGACGGGGCGGTTGCTGACCCAGGCGCAGGTGCGGCCCGGTGACAACGCCCTGCTGGTGGGGGCCGCGACGGGCTATGTCGCCGCCCTGCTGGAGCGGCTGGGCGCATCGGTCGTCGCGGTCGAGGAGGATGCGGATCTTGTCGCGGCCGGCAAGAAGGCCGCGCCCGGAGCGACCTGGATCAAGGCGACCCCCGCGGCGGGAAGCCGGAAGGGCGCACCCTATTCGCTGATCTATATCGATGGCGCGGTCGAGGAGATTCCGCAGGCGCTGATCGACCAGCTGGCCGATGGCGGCCGGCTGGTGGGTGCCATCGTCGACCAGGGCGTCACCCGCCTCATATCGGGCGTCCGCGCCGGCAAGGGGTTCGGTACGCAATCCTTCGCCGATGCGGATGTCGCCGTGCTGCCCGGCTTCGCCAAGCCGCCGGCCTTCAGCTTCTGA